Within Runella rosea, the genomic segment TTAATTTTGCGCCCTCATAAAAAGTCAAAAGCGGTACTTCAGTGCCGCAAACTGCCGAATACAATGCTAAGCGAACAAGAACTGTTGCGCCGCCAAAAGCGCGAAGATTTGATGAAACTGGGGATTGACCCCTACCCTGCCGAATCGTTTGACGTCAACGTCACCGCGGCCGACATCCATAAAAACTACGAAAACGATAAACTTAATTACAAAAATATCTCCATCGCTGGCCGTTTGATGAGCTTCCGTATCATGGGAAGTGCCTCATTTGTGGAGCTTCAGGACAGTACTGGACGTATTCAGTTGTATTTCCGTCGAGATGACCTGTGTCCCGATGAAGACAAAACGCTGTACAACACCGTATTTAAAAAGCTCCTTGACATCGGCGACATCATTGGCGTGAAAGGATTTGTGTTTACGACCCAAACCAACGAGATTTCGATTCACGTACAGGAGTTCAAAATCCTGAACAAGTCATTGAAGCCGCTGCCCGTAGTCAAAGAAGCCGATGGAAAAACCTACGACGGTTTTACGGACCCTGAGCAGCGCTTTCGTCAGCGATACGTGGATTTGATTGTGAATCCGCACGTAAAAGATATTTTCATCAAACGCGCCAAAATCATCAGTACCATGCGGCGTATTTTTGATGATAAAGGTTGGTTGGAAGTAGAAACGCCCATTTTGCAGCCTATCCACGGCGGTGCCACGGCCCGGCCGTTCAAAACCCACCACAATACATTGGATATGCCGCTGTATATGCGCATTGCCAACGAATTGTACCTCAAACGCCTCATCGTAGGCGGTTTTGATGGGGTGTATGAGTTCGGAAAAATGTTTCGCAACGAAGGCATGGACCGCACACACAACCCAGAGTTTACATCGCTGGAATTTTACGTGGCCTACAAAGATTACCATTGGATGATGAGTATTACCGAAGAGCTACTGGAAAAAGTGGCGTTGGCGGTAAATGGTCAAACAAAGATACAATCATGGGGTAACGAAATCGACTTTGCTGGTCCATACGAGCGGTTGAGCATTTTTGAAGCCATCGAAAAATTCACTGGCATCAACGTTGAAGGGAAAACCGAAGCCGAATTGATTGCGCATTGCAACGAATGGGGCATCGAAACCGACGGCACCATGGGCGTAGCTAAATTGATTGACGAAATCTTTGGGGCCAAAGTGGAGGATAACCTGATTCAACCGACGTTTATCATTGATTATCCCGTCGAAATGTCGCCGCTGACCAAAAAGCACCGTAGTAAGCCAGGTCTGGTGGAGCGTTTTGAGTTATTTATCAATGGAAAAGAAGTTGCCAACGCGTATTCTGAGCTGAACGACCCCATCGACCAACGCGAACGCTTTGAGGAGCAACTCCGCCTAGCCGAGCGCGGTGACGAAGAAGCCATGGCGATGGATGAGGATTTCATCCGCTCACTGGAATACGGAATGCCCACCACGTCGGGAATCGGTATCGGTATCGACCGCCTTACCATGATGATGACCGACCAGACAAGCATTCAGGAAGTGTTGTTCTTCCCGCAGATGCGCCCCGAAAAGAAAGCCGAAATGGCATCTGAAAATGACTATATAACACAGGGGGTACCTACCATTTGGATTCCTGCGTTGCAGAAAATGGGCTTTTTGACCATCGAGGCGCTCAAAGCGGCCAATCCCAACAAAGTCTTCAACGATCTGGGCGGCCTGCGTAAAAAACTGAAAATCGAAGCTCCCATGCCGAAGAAAGAGGAAGTGGAGAGCTGGATAAACGGATAAAATCAATGAATCATAAGGCGAGGCAAACCCCTCGCCTTCTTTCTGACCTATGGACCTGACTACTCGCAAATTCAGCATCGCGGAAATCATCCCCGAAACGTCTGATACCAAGACGTTTGTCTTACAACCCATTGATGATGCTCTTTTCGAGTATCAAGCAGGGCAATTTTTGACGTTGTTATTTGATGAATACGGCCACGAAGTCAGGCGCTCTTTTTCATTTTCAACGGCACCGAGGGTAGATGAGCTACCAGCCATTACCATCAAACGCGTTCCGAACGGGTTGGTTTCGCGCCGATTGCTTGATTATGCAAAAGAGGGCGACGTCCTTACTGCACTAGAACCTTCAGGACGATTTATTATTCCACCTTATGAAGTACCAGGCCATGTGTTTTTGATGGGTGCCGGGAGCGGTATTACCCCGCTGTTTTCGTTACTGAAACATCTTCTGTACGCTGCACCAGAAACGTCCGTTACGCTTCTGTACAGCAACCGAACCGTTGAGTCCACTATTTATTACGAACAACTGCAACAGCTGCAGGCCGCGCATCCGGAACGTTTGAAAGTGATCTTCTTTTGGGGAAATGCCAAAAACCTGCGTCAGGCCCGGCTTAATAATTCGATGCTGGAAGAAATCGTGAACCAACACCTAATCTCTTCCAAAGACGATGTGCTTTTTTACACCTGCGGGCCATTGCACTTTATGCTTATGGTGCAAATTACGCTGCTGACCATGGGCTTTGCCAAAGACCGCATCCACCGTGAATTTTATACGGTCGATACCAAACCCCCTACTCCAAAGCAGTATCAACCGCAATCTGTAACACTCGACTTCAAAGGGACATCCACAATGGTTGAAGTCGTTAATAACCTAACGATTTTGGATGCGGGATTAAAAGCAGGCTTGCCTTTGCCTTATAACTGCCGCTCAGGCCAATGCGGAAGTTGCATTGCCCAATGCGCAAAAGGAGTCGTTGAAATGGAATACAACGAAATCCTGACCGACGAAGAAGTAACGCTCGGCCGTGTACTAACGTGTATGGCGCACCCACTTACGGCCGATGTGCGCGTATCGTGGGATGTTTAAACCGTCACTGCTTTATACATTTCTGCAACGGTATTTACGGCATAGTCAATATCTGCTTCGGTATTGTATTTTCCAAATGAAAAACGCACATTTCCACGGTCTGGAGCCACGCCAAGCGCACCTAACACGTGCGAGCCCACTTCTGAGCCGCTAGAACAGGCACTTCCGCCCGAAGCTGAAATCTTGGCAATATCTAAATTAAAAAGCAACATATCGCTGATGTCCGACGGCGGCAGACTCACGTTCAGTACGGTATAATTACTGCGCTCCATATTTTCACAATCACCATTAAAACGCACATCTTCTATCTTTTCGCGGAAGCCCGCAATCATACGTTTTTTCAAATGCTCAATATGTGCACGGTGGCTGTCCATGTCGCGATACGCAATTTCTAAGGCTTTCCCCAACCCCACAATTCCGTACACGTTCTCTGTTCCGCCGCGCATATTGCGCTCCTGCGAACCCCCATGAATGTAAGGGTGAATTTTTACATCGGCATTGATGTACAAGAAGCCAACACCTTTCGGTCCGTTGAATTTATGGGCTGCTCCAACGATAAAATGCGTTTTGAGTTGTTTCAAGTCGTGCCGTAGATGCCCCACGGTTTGAACCGTATCACTGTGAAAAATGGCATTATACTGCGCACACAAATCACCTACTACATTCAAATCCAGCAAGTTGCCAATTTCATTGTTGCCGTGCATCAATGATACCAGCGAGCGCGGATTAGTCTGAAGTAATTCCTCCAAATGATTCAAATCAATATGGCCTTTGGCATCAATATTCACAAGGCTCAACTTGATTTTGCCCGCTTTGGCCAGATATTCCAAGGTATGCAATACCGCGTGGTGTTCCAACGGTGACGTAATGGCGTGCGTTAAGCCATAATTATCAATACTACAAGTAATGGCCATATTGTCGGCTTCTGTACCACCCGATGTGAAAAATATCTGTGCCGGTGAAGTATTCAATAACCCCGCTACCGTTTTACGCGCCTGCTCAATGGCTGATTTCACCACACGTCCGTGTCCATGAATAGAGGATGGATTGCCATACTGCTCAGTCATCCAGGGAAGCATGGTTTCGATAACTTCAGGGGATATACGGGTGGTGGCGGCATTGTCCAGATAAACGCGGTCGGCTACGGAGCGAATCATTGGAGTAGTGTTAGTAAATGTTGAAGTGTTTTAAGACACTGAAAAATTATTAACTGCAAAAATACGCTGAAAGTTCTACTCTATCAACCTATCGAGTCGACCGAGTAATCATTTTTTCGAATAACCTCCAAAGAATGTTTGGTACAAAAATTGACGATTTCTTAAAAATTACGTTCAATTTTGTAGAAAATCTGTTCCAATGCCCATTATTAATCAGTCAACCTATCCAGGCCCACCTCGTTATCTGTTCAATTGTCATTTGCAAACCATCGTTCCCAGCGTTTTTCGGAAGATTGAAGGAGTGGCGTACGAGCGCGAACGGTTCTTGCTCTCAGACGGTGATTTTGTAGATATTGATTGGCTAGATACACGTAGTAAAAAACTGGTGGTACTAACGCACGGTTTGGAAGGCGATTCGGGAAGACATTACATCAAAGGAACCGCCAAATTGTTTTCACAAAATGGCTGGGATGTACTAGCATGGAACTGCCGCTCATGCAGCGGTGAAATGAACAAAGCCTTTCGGCTGTACAATCATGGTGAAATTGGCGACATCAGCGAACTCATCAACTACGCCCTGCGCACCAAACACTACGAAAAAATAGTACTTGTGGGATACAGCATGGGAGGAAATATCTCCTTAAAATACGTGGGAGCGAGGGGCAAAGAGTTACCAGACGTTGTACGAGGCGCAGCAGCATTTTCAGCCCCTACCAATCTGAAAACCAGCGCAGAACTACTCGATTTACCAAAAAATCGGTTTTACCGCGACCGGTTTATGAAAAAATTAACGAAAAAAATCACCGCTAAATCGGAGCTGTATCCGGGTAAATTGGACATGAGCCGCTTGAAAAACGTTAAAGTTTGGAAAGATTTTGATGATTTTTTTTCAGCGCCCGTCAACGGCTACCGCGATGCCGACGATTTTTACGAACAGGCATCCGCCGTCAATTTCATCAAAGAAGTACGCATTCCCATTTTGATTTGTAACGCCCAAAACGACCCTATTTTAAATGCCGACTGTGCTCCGAAAGCATTGGCAGAAAAACACCCCTTCATTTTTGTAGAAACCCCCAAAACGGGCGGACACGTGGGTTTTTTGGTTAAAAACGATAAGTTTACGTGGTCAGAACGTCGAGCATTGGATTTTCTGAGTTAAAACTAAAAAGCCCTCGAAGTTTAGACTTTCGAGGGCTTTTTAGTCATGACAGGTGCTTTTTGAGGATATTCTCAATCATGTCGCCACTGACGTAAATCGGCTTGTCGGTAATGGTTATTTTGAGTTTGTTATCTTCTACCGCGTATTCACCTTTTACCTTGCTGATTCCAGCAGGAAGCGAAAAAGAGCCCGTTGCACTGTCGCCAGTCATGGTGCCATTTCCTGATTCAATGGCGCGTTTTGCTTTCGCCAAAATTGTTTCTGCGGTTCCTTCAAACGGAACATCGAAATTGTGTGCCATAAGTTCTGTTACTTTAATACATTGACCTATTTAGGGCGCGAAGTTAAAAATTTACCAACAATTCCGCTTGCTCGTGAATAAGTTGATTGATAAGCGCATCTTTAATTTCTCCTTCTTGAAAATTTTTCTTCATAAACGGAATCTTCACCCGCTGGGCCAGCACATTCAAACCTAAGTAATGGAAAACATCAATTAAATGACTCAACGCCAACGCCGAACCTTGTACACCGTCCGAAATTCCCACCAGAGCGGCCTTTTTATGCTTTAATTCGCTAGGATAGCCCAATCCGTCAATGAACCCTTTTAGTGCTCCGGGGTAAGAACCGTTGTATTCCGGTACGATAAAAACAAATTTATCGGCCTCCTTCATCATCTTACGATAGGCATTAAAAACTTCATTTTTTCCGTTATTTTCGTACAAAGCAGTCCTTATGAAGTCGTCAGGAAGTTCGGCAATGTCCAAAATCTGACTTTCGGCATTGAATTCGGCGAGTAACTTTTGATAAAACAAAGCTACGTCTTTTGATTTGGAGTTTCGCCGATTGGTACCGACTACGATTGTTATCATTTTGATAAATGGAACGTTATATACCAGATAAATGACAAGCAGCCCTAAATTGTTCAATAAAAACAAAAATCATCTTGTATTCACCTAAACTTTTCTGGCAAAATGGTCTGTTTTTTTGTATTAGGCTGAAACAAATCACACTCATTATCACGTTTTTACCTTTAATTGAGAGCCTGTAATAATGATAATTCGTCAAATCACCTCTGCAGTTTTTCTCCAAAAATCGATGCATATAAAATTTTATAACCCATTCCAACCTTTCTTTAAACCTGTGCGTCATTAGAACATACCGGCATACATGAAAGATGAACGAACGTTAGTTGAAGGGTGTCGAAATAAAGACCGCATAGCCCAGCGAACGCTTTATGAGCGTTTTGCGGGGAGAATGTTTGCCGTTTGTCAACGCTACACGCGCAGCCGTTTTGAGGCCGAGGATGTTCTTCAAGAAGCGTTTATTAAGGTTTTTTCCCAGATACATACGTTCAGGTATGATTGCCCGTTGGAAGCGTGGATTAAGCGTGTGGTCATTAATACGGCCATTTCATATTTGCGAAAAGAAAAAGCTTACTTAGAGCAAGCAGATATTGATAATCATACTGACGCCGTAGCAGAAAACGAAACTGCTCTGTCGGGCATTCAATACCAGCAGTTGCTGTCGTTGGTCCGCGAATTACCACCCGGCTGCCAATCGGTGTTCAACCTGTACGCCATAGAGGGTTATCAACACAATGAAATTGCCGAAATGCTAGGTATTTCAGAAGGTACGTCCAAATCGCAATACGCCAGGGCAAAACAGTTGTTACAGGCAAAGATGTTGGAAAGTTTTTAAATTAGGTTTCAGTTAGAAAAAATGGATACGTCGGAACAGAATAATTTTGAGGAAAACTGGCGCAGAGCGTTTGACGACGCCTCTGAGACGCCCCCCGATTCGGTGTGGGCGCGGATAGAGGAACGTTTGGACGAAGAGGAGAAGGAGCGCGTGGTGGTGTTGCCGTTGTGGCGTCGTTGGCAAAATATGCATTGGATAGCGGCGGCGGGTGTGGCGTTGTTTGCTATTTCGTTGGGGGGATGGTGGTTGAGTCAAAACACCAGTTCAGATGTGTTGCATGGAAACATCGCCCAAAATGAAGCGAAAGTAATTGTTCCCAATAAAGAGACTATTTCAAAGGAGCAAAACAAAAAACCAACCCCTGAAATCACCTCTCCCGAAGAAACTTCCCAACCAGCTATTGTACATAAAGAACAGAAACAAGTTGACGAAAATCCACTCCAACTTTCTAAACAACCATCTATTGCCTCAACTGACAACTCATCTAACAAAAAAAACAAATCGGTTGCTACCGATATTGCTAAAAAATTGCCAACACATTTGGCGATAAAAGAAGAGAGTGCGGTTGCTAAAACGCAGTCTTCCAACCCAATGCCCGTTTTATCAGCCACTCCACAACCCAATTCAATCCTTAAAGAAAACCGTCTGCAAACGAATGATTTGATTGCTAACCAATTGACTATATCCACACCTATTTTTGAATCAACACCAGCAGTAGAAATTAATGCACTCGACGGCAAAAATCTCCGCAACTTGCCAGGTTTATCCAAAAAACAAATTTGGGTAGCCTATCACACACCAGAAAACAGTACCGAAACACCCAAAAAAGCCTCTACGAAAGAGTATTGGGCATCGGTCGGTATTATGCCTGCCAGCTATAATGCAGGAGTGGCCATTGGAGGAAGCTCCGCTGGTCGGGCGTTTGCGATGTCGGGCCAAAATGCGTTGGCCAATACGACCAACTCTACCAATGCTGGCTCAAACCGCGCTGCCCTTTCGTACGCGGTTCAGTGGCAGGGAG encodes:
- the lysS gene encoding lysine--tRNA ligase; its protein translation is MLSEQELLRRQKREDLMKLGIDPYPAESFDVNVTAADIHKNYENDKLNYKNISIAGRLMSFRIMGSASFVELQDSTGRIQLYFRRDDLCPDEDKTLYNTVFKKLLDIGDIIGVKGFVFTTQTNEISIHVQEFKILNKSLKPLPVVKEADGKTYDGFTDPEQRFRQRYVDLIVNPHVKDIFIKRAKIISTMRRIFDDKGWLEVETPILQPIHGGATARPFKTHHNTLDMPLYMRIANELYLKRLIVGGFDGVYEFGKMFRNEGMDRTHNPEFTSLEFYVAYKDYHWMMSITEELLEKVALAVNGQTKIQSWGNEIDFAGPYERLSIFEAIEKFTGINVEGKTEAELIAHCNEWGIETDGTMGVAKLIDEIFGAKVEDNLIQPTFIIDYPVEMSPLTKKHRSKPGLVERFELFINGKEVANAYSELNDPIDQRERFEEQLRLAERGDEEAMAMDEDFIRSLEYGMPTTSGIGIGIDRLTMMMTDQTSIQEVLFFPQMRPEKKAEMASENDYITQGVPTIWIPALQKMGFLTIEALKAANPNKVFNDLGGLRKKLKIEAPMPKKEEVESWING
- a CDS encoding ferredoxin--NADP reductase, whose product is MDLTTRKFSIAEIIPETSDTKTFVLQPIDDALFEYQAGQFLTLLFDEYGHEVRRSFSFSTAPRVDELPAITIKRVPNGLVSRRLLDYAKEGDVLTALEPSGRFIIPPYEVPGHVFLMGAGSGITPLFSLLKHLLYAAPETSVTLLYSNRTVESTIYYEQLQQLQAAHPERLKVIFFWGNAKNLRQARLNNSMLEEIVNQHLISSKDDVLFYTCGPLHFMLMVQITLLTMGFAKDRIHREFYTVDTKPPTPKQYQPQSVTLDFKGTSTMVEVVNNLTILDAGLKAGLPLPYNCRSGQCGSCIAQCAKGVVEMEYNEILTDEEVTLGRVLTCMAHPLTADVRVSWDV
- a CDS encoding cysteine desulfurase family protein, coding for MIRSVADRVYLDNAATTRISPEVIETMLPWMTEQYGNPSSIHGHGRVVKSAIEQARKTVAGLLNTSPAQIFFTSGGTEADNMAITCSIDNYGLTHAITSPLEHHAVLHTLEYLAKAGKIKLSLVNIDAKGHIDLNHLEELLQTNPRSLVSLMHGNNEIGNLLDLNVVGDLCAQYNAIFHSDTVQTVGHLRHDLKQLKTHFIVGAAHKFNGPKGVGFLYINADVKIHPYIHGGSQERNMRGGTENVYGIVGLGKALEIAYRDMDSHRAHIEHLKKRMIAGFREKIEDVRFNGDCENMERSNYTVLNVSLPPSDISDMLLFNLDIAKISASGGSACSSGSEVGSHVLGALGVAPDRGNVRFSFGKYNTEADIDYAVNTVAEMYKAVTV
- a CDS encoding YheT family hydrolase, with translation MPIINQSTYPGPPRYLFNCHLQTIVPSVFRKIEGVAYERERFLLSDGDFVDIDWLDTRSKKLVVLTHGLEGDSGRHYIKGTAKLFSQNGWDVLAWNCRSCSGEMNKAFRLYNHGEIGDISELINYALRTKHYEKIVLVGYSMGGNISLKYVGARGKELPDVVRGAAAFSAPTNLKTSAELLDLPKNRFYRDRFMKKLTKKITAKSELYPGKLDMSRLKNVKVWKDFDDFFSAPVNGYRDADDFYEQASAVNFIKEVRIPILICNAQNDPILNADCAPKALAEKHPFIFVETPKTGGHVGFLVKNDKFTWSERRALDFLS
- a CDS encoding NADPH-dependent FMN reductase, with product MITIVVGTNRRNSKSKDVALFYQKLLAEFNAESQILDIAELPDDFIRTALYENNGKNEVFNAYRKMMKEADKFVFIVPEYNGSYPGALKGFIDGLGYPSELKHKKAALVGISDGVQGSALALSHLIDVFHYLGLNVLAQRVKIPFMKKNFQEGEIKDALINQLIHEQAELLVNF
- a CDS encoding RNA polymerase sigma factor, whose translation is MKDERTLVEGCRNKDRIAQRTLYERFAGRMFAVCQRYTRSRFEAEDVLQEAFIKVFSQIHTFRYDCPLEAWIKRVVINTAISYLRKEKAYLEQADIDNHTDAVAENETALSGIQYQQLLSLVRELPPGCQSVFNLYAIEGYQHNEIAEMLGISEGTSKSQYARAKQLLQAKMLESF
- a CDS encoding outer membrane beta-barrel protein, which encodes MDTSEQNNFEENWRRAFDDASETPPDSVWARIEERLDEEEKERVVVLPLWRRWQNMHWIAAAGVALFAISLGGWWLSQNTSSDVLHGNIAQNEAKVIVPNKETISKEQNKKPTPEITSPEETSQPAIVHKEQKQVDENPLQLSKQPSIASTDNSSNKKNKSVATDIAKKLPTHLAIKEESAVAKTQSSNPMPVLSATPQPNSILKENRLQTNDLIANQLTISTPIFESTPAVEINALDGKNLRNLPGLSKKQIWVAYHTPENSTETPKKASTKEYWASVGIMPASYNAGVAIGGSSAGRAFAMSGQNALANTTNSTNAGSNRAALSYAVQWQGGLQLNQRWSIETGVNYLQGNSIFEGTNGFNVYTNSYVNNLEAAVNLSNNLTKQYDFASAGSDKSQIQSFATNQNISNAYQYLQVPVQAGFALVKPKRKLSLWLIGGFINNIFLRNSFESGQERIVSVSGADNPYKTLSLSASTGMRVQYKMSKRWTTLISGNYQQALGSNTRSNALFDAKPHLFGVGAGLRYGF